A DNA window from Drosophila biarmipes strain raj3 chromosome 2R, RU_DBia_V1.1, whole genome shotgun sequence contains the following coding sequences:
- the LOC108036422 gene encoding uncharacterized protein LOC108036422, which produces MDAITVLGLVYWLICMILFGPLMFFVCVYLPEVPVRYVKSLRQQTRVPFTLLDR; this is translated from the coding sequence ATGGACGCCATCACCGTCTTGGGCTTGGTCTACTGGCTGATCTGCATGATTTTGTTCGGCCCGTTGATGTTCTTTGTCTGCGTTTATCTGCCCGAGGTTCCGGTGCGGTACGTGAAGAGTCTGAGGCAGCAGACCCGAGTGCCCTTCACCCTCCTCGACCG